GTACGGGCCGGTTCGGGCCGTTATCGCGGCGCCTGCACCCTATGATAGACGAGCTGTGCCGCAGGCGCGATAATCCCCATGCCCGTACCAGGAGATCACGCATGGCCTTCAGGATGCCCAGGTTGAAATTTACTCGGCGTTTCGGAAAGATCCTTCTGGCCACGGTGGCTGTCATTCTCATTCTGTTCGGCGTGGCCGCCTGGCAAGTGCCCAAGGTGCTGCGCAGCGCGCTTACCGACGACGTCGCGGCCCTGCTGGGGCGGCCGGTGCAGGTGGGCGACATCAGCTTCAACCCCTTTACGCTCACCGTCCGGGCCCACGATCTTGCCATCGAACAGCCGGGCGGCAGCGCCGCGCTGATTGATATCGGTCAACTGGACGTCAGTGCATCCTGGATGTCGCTGTTCTGGTTCGCCCCGGTGGTCGACTCGGTGCGGGTGCAGCGCCCGCGCATCGCGCTGGTGCGCGAAGACGTCACGCGCTTCAATTTTTCCGATATCCAGCAGAAGCTGGCCGACATGGCCGCCGCGCAGCCGCAGCCCGAACAGCCCGACGACGACGGCGGGCTGCCGCGCTTCTCGCTGAACAACCTGGTGCTGGAAGACGGCGGCATCACCCTGGATGACCGCGTCACCGGCCGCAAGCAGCAGATCGACGAGATCGCGCTGGGGGTGCCGTTCATTTCCACCTTCGGCTACGCCACCGACATCGACGTGCAGCCGCGCGTGCACATGCGCATCAACGGCAGCCCGTTCGACCTGGACGGCGTGGCGCGGCCCTTCGACGAGGTGCCGGCCTCGACGCTGAACCTGAAGTTCAGCGGGCTGGAACTGGAAAAGTGGGCCGATGCCTGGCCCGCGCAACTGCCCATCAAGGTCGAGCGCGCCCTGCTCGATTCCGACCTGCAGATCGTGTTCGAGCAGCCGCGCGACGCCGCGCCCAAGATCCGGGTGGTGGGCGACCTGGGCCTGCGCCAGCTCGACCTGCGCGAAACCTCGGGCGAGGCGCTGCTGCAATGGAGCACCCTTAACGTGCGCCGCATCGCGCTCGACCCGATCGCGCGCCAGCTGGCCATCGGGCAGGTCGAACTGTGGTCGCCCATGGCGCAGACCCGGCGCGATGCCAGCCAGCGCATCAACTGGCTGCATGTCATCGACCGGCTCAAGGCGCTGGGCGGGGGCAAGCCGGCCGATCCGAAGGCCGGGGCCAAGGCGGCGGCGCAAGCGGGCCAGCCAAAGGCCCTCGCGGTCAAGGTAGCTGACACGAAGGCAGACGCGGCGAAGCCCGCCGAGGCCGCGCCCACTGAGGCAAAGCCCGCTGAAACGCAGGCGGCGGAAACGCAGGCGGCGGCCGCCAGCCCCGCCGCCCCGTCAACGGGCGCTCCGGCGACCGAGGCCGCGCCCGCCGCCGAGCCGGACGGCTGGCGCGTATCGGTCGACGCCATCAACATCAATGACGCCGGGCTGCGCCTGCGCGATGCGCCCACCGGGCTCGACTACTCCCTGGCCGGCCTGTCCGCCACCGCGGAAAACGTGCAGTTCCCGCAGCCGCCCGGGCAGCCCATCCTGCTGTGGCTCACCATGGACAACCCGGCCGATGGCGGCTGGATCCGCGCCAAGGGGCCGCTGCGGCTCAGTCCCCTGGCGCTCGACCTGGACCTGCGTGCCGGCCACCTGGCGCTGGCGCCGTTCGCCGCCGCCGTGCGCAGCCAGGCGCCCGTCCAGCTGCAGGATGGCCTGCTGGGCCTGCAGGCACAGGTCAAGCTGGCCGAGCAGGGCGGCGCCACCCAGGTGTCGGCCACCGGGGTCAAGGTCGAACTGTCGCAGTTCGCCGCGCGCGATGAATCCGTCAAGCCGGCCGTGGACCTGGCTCTGGCGCAATTGACGCTGACGGCCGACCGCCTGGCGCTCGACAGCCAGCCTTCGCCTTTTACGCTGCAGGCGTCCGGCATCCAGGGCGACGGCCAGCTGGCTCTGCAAGGCCAGCTGACGCCGCAGCCGCTGGCGCTGCAAACCAGCGTCGATCTGCAGAATCTCGACCTGGCGTCGCTGGCGCCTTATGTGGCGTCCAGCTTGAATGCCACCGTGCGCGCCGTGGCGGTCGGCGCGCGCGGCCAGGCGGCGTTTTCGGCCGCCGCCGGCGGCACGCCCATGAAGGCGCGCTGGCAGGGCGCGGTCGACGTCACCGGCCTGGACCTGGCCGACCGCGTCAACCGCGACGACTTCCTGAAATGGAAGCGCCTGGGCCTGGAGGGCATGCAGGTGTCGGTGGATGGCGACAAATACGCGGCCAACCTGGGCGACATCACGCTCGACGATTTCTACGGCCGCATCCTGCTCAGCGCCGAAGGGCGGCTCAACGTCATGGACCTGGTGGCCGAGCCCGGCCAGGCCGGCGGCTCGATCACGCAAGACACCCAGACCCGCGGCCGGTCGGCGCGCAAGCCCGACACCTCGGGCCAGCTGCCCGATATTTCCGTGGGCAGCGTCAACCTGAAAAGCGGCCGCATGACGTTCACCGACCGCTTCGTCAAGCCGAACTATACGGCCGAGCTGTCGCGCATCGAAGGCGGCCTGTCGGCGGTGTCGTCGCGCAATCCCAAACCCGCCAAGGTCAAGGTCACCGGCCGGGTGTACGGCACGGCGCCGCTGTCCATCAGCGGCACGGTGCAGCCCTTCGCCGAATTCCTGTCGCTGGACCTGAAAGCCTCGGCCAAGGGCGTCGACCTGCCGCGCTTCACCACGTATTCGGCCAAGTACGTCGGCTACCCCATCAAGCGCGGCAAGCTGTCGCTCGACCTGGAATACAAGCTGAAAGACCGGGCCCTGCAGGCCAGCAACCACGTGGTGCTGAACCAGCTCACCTTCGGCGACAAGACCGACAGCCCCGACGCCACCAAGCTGCCGGTGATGCTGGCGGTGGCCCTGCTCAAAGACAGCCGCGGCAACATCGACATCAACCTGCCCATTTCGGGCTCGCTGGACGACCCGCAGTTCTCGGTGGGCGGCATCATCGTGCGCGTGCTGGTCAATCTGGTCGTAAAGGCCGTGACCTCGCCGTTCTCGCTGCTGGCCTCGGCCTTCGGCGGCGGCGAAGAACTGTCGTACATCAACTTCGAGCCTGGCAGCGCCATCCTGGCGGCCGACGCCGACGAGCGCATCGCCACCCTGGCCAAGGCGCTGAACGACCGCCCCGGCCTGAAGCTGGACATCATCGGCCGCGCCGATCCGGCCACCGACACCGAAGGCCTGCGCCAGGCCTGGGTCGACCTGCAGATACGCAAGGCCAAGGCCGCCGATACCGGCAGCCGCGGCAAGCATCCCGATCCGGCCAGCGTCAAGGTGTCGGACGCCGAGCGCGCCGAGTATCTGGAAGAGGTCTACGACGACACCGACATCGAGAACAAGCCGCGCAATTTCATCGGCTTCGCCAAGTCGGTGCCGCCCGACCAGATGGAGGCGATGCTGCGCCAGGCCGCGCCGGTCGACGACGACGACCTGCGGCGGCTGGCCGATGCGCGCGCCCAGGCCGTGTACGAGAAACTGCAGGAAAGCGGCCCGGCCGACCGCATCTTCATCGTGGCTTCCAGCCTGGATGGCGCCGCCGGCGAAGGCGACGCCGCGCCCGCGCGGGTGGATTTCGCCCTGAAGTAAACCAGCGGGCCGCCGCGCCGCGCGCCGGCGCGGCGGCGGCTATCCGGGCTATTTGTCTTGCGGCTCGGGCAGGCCGTCGGTGACCTCGGCGATGCCCTGCTTCATCTCGTCGTAGCCGATGTCGCGCTCGTGCTGGAAGCTGCCCAGCATGCCCGGGCAGCCGTCCACGCCCGACTCGCGCATGTCCAGCATCATTTTCTTGCCTTCGCCGCGGCCCTGTCCGAACAGGGCGTCGAAGCGGTCGGCCTTGTAGCCGAATTCGGCGGCGTAGCGCCGCAGGTTGGCGCGCGCCGTGGCCTGGTGCCGCGCCAGGTCGGGCGGCGAGGCCCCGCACACTTGCGCGGCGCCATTGGTGGCGCCGGACGTGACGACAAGCTGGTCGAATTCCGCCTGGTTCTGCGCCTGGGCGGCGGGGGCGCCGGCCAGGCCCATGGCCAGCGCGAGGGCGGTGGTCAGGAGGTTGCGCATGGGTTCCATTATGGCAAGGCCCGGCGGCGCGGGGCACCCCCGCCCGGTGTAGAGTCGTATCAGTCTGTGCATGATTCTTTCCCGCCGGCGGGCCGGCGCGCGGCCGCTCACCCGAACCGCCGGACTGGCACTATGATGGCGGTTTGCCGGGCGATTCCCGCCCGAACCCCTGCCCGTACCTGGAGAGAACCCATGACCATCAAAGTCGGCGATCGCGTGCCCGACGGCACCCTGACCGAATTTTTCGAAACCGAAAGCGGCGGCTGCTCGGTGGGGCCCAATGCCTTCCAGGTGGCCGACCTGGTCAAGGGCAAGACCATCGCCGTGTTCGCCGTGCCGGGCGCCTTCACGCCCACCTGCTCGGCCAAGCACCTGCCGGGCTATGTCGAGCAGGCGCAGGCCCTGAAAAGCAAGGGCGTCGACGAAATCTGGTGCGTGGCCGTCAACGACGCCTTCGTCATGGGCGCCTGGGGCCGCGACCAGCAAACCGCCGGCAAGGTGCGCATGCTGGCCGACGGCTCGGCCCACTGGACCCGCGCGCTGGGCCTGGAACTCGACCTCGACGCGCGCGGCATGGGCGTGCGCTCGCAGCGTTATTCGGCCCTGCTGCAGGACGGCGTGGTCAAGCAGCTGAACATCGAGGCGCCCGGCAAGTTCGAAGTCAGCGACGCCGCCACCATGTTGTCGCAGATCTAGCGTATTGTTGTCATGTGCCGCGCGGCGCACAGGGCGCCCCGCGGCGCCGCCATCCCGGCGGCACTCCCCGCATTCCCATGCTATCCACGATTTCCTCCTTCTCGTCGCTGTACCTGGCGACACTGCTGATGCTGATCGGCACCGGCCTGTTCAATACATACATGGGGCTGCGGCTGACCGCCGAATCGGTCAGCGAGATCTGGATCGGCGCGCTGATCGCCGGTTATTACCTGGGGCTGGTCTGCGGCGCCCGCATGGGCCACAAGCTGATCATCCGCGTCGGTCACATCCGCGCTTTCGTGGCCTGCGCCGCCATTTCCACCAGCATGATCCTGGCCCAGATCCTGGTCGACTACATGCCGGTGTGGCTGCTGTTCCGCCTGGTGGCCGGCATTGTCATGGTGACCGAGCTGATGGTCATCGAAAGCTGGCTGAACGAACAAACCGAAAACCACCAGCGCGGCCGCGTATTCTCGGTGTACATGGTGGTGTCGGGCCTGGGCACGGTGCTGGGCCAGCTGGCGCTGACCGCCTATGCCACGCTCGACCAGCAGCCCCTGACCCTGGTGGCCGCCTGCATGGTGCTGTGCCTGGTGCCCATTGCCGTGACCGCGCGTTCGCACCCGCCCACGCCGCTGCCCGCGCCGCTGGACCTGCGCTTTTTCTTCCAGCGCGTGCCGCTGTCCATGACCGTGCTGTTCGTGGCGGGCAACCTGTCGGGCGCGTTCTACGGCCTGGCGCCGGTGTATGCCGCCAAGTTCGGCATGACGACCTCGCAGGCCGCCGTCTTCGTGGCGGCGGGCGTCACGGCGGGGCTGCTGTCGCAGTGGCCGATGGGCTGGCTGTCCGACCGCATCAACCGGGCCGGCCTGATCCGCTTCAACGCCTTCCTGCTGGTGCTGCTGCCGGTAGTCATGTGGGGCTGGCTCGACCTGCCGTTCTGGCTGCTGGTGCTGATGTCGTGCGTGTTCGGGGTGCTGCAGTTCACCTTGTATCCGCTGGGCGCCGCATTCGCCAACGACCACGTCGAGCCCGAACGGCGCGTGGGGCTCAGCGCCATCCTGCTCATGACCTACGGCGTGGGCGCCTGCCTGGGGCCCATGGTGGCGGGCGTGCTGATGTCCGCCGCCGGCCCCAGCATGTACTACGTGTTCGTGTCGGTGTGCGCGCTGATATTGGTGTGGCAGGTGCGGCCGGCGCGGGTCACGGGCGCGCACCAGGTCGACGAGGCGCCGGTGCATTTCGTGCCGCTGCCCGACAACCTGCAAAGCTCGCCGGCCGCCGCCGCGCTGGATCCGCGCGTCGACCCCGAAGTGGACGTGACCATGGAAATGGCCTCGCCCGAACCCGACGTGGTGCAGGCGCCCGAGCCCGCCGCGGCGGCTTCTGAACCGGCATCCGGGACAGACGCCGAACCGCCCGCCGACGGCGCCGAGCCGCCGGCGCGCACCGGCACTTGATTCGCAGGTGTCTGACTCCCGCAGGGTGTCAGACACCGCCGTACGCTACAGCCGTCTCAGTCGCACGGTGTCCGACACCCTGCGGGAGTCAGACACCTGGCCCAGGAGATACCTGGCAATAAAGCGCAAACTGCCCGATCGGGGACGCCGCGGAGCCGGCTTTGCCGGTCCGCCAGCGTCGCCCCCTTGAGGGGGAAGCGCGTAGCGCTTCGGGGGTGGGCCCGTCCTTTCAAGGCATCATCAGCAGGATCGCCGCCACCGCCAGCACCAGCCCCAGCAGGTTCAACCGGCTGAGCGGCTCGCGGAACGCCAGGGCGCCCACCACCGTGCCCAGCGCGATGACCCCCATGTTCATGGCCGAAAACACCAGCGCCGGATTGTCCGGCAGGGCCTGGTGGGCGCGGATGTAGGTGACGATGTTGCCGAAGTTCGCCGCGCCCAGCGCCACGCCGGCCAGCAGGTGGCGCGGCTGCCAGGCCGTGCGCCGCAGCAGCAGGTAGGCGGCCATGAACCCGCCGGCCAGGACGAAGGCGATCAGCAGCGCGCCCGGGAACGCGGCGCCGGCTCTGGCCATCTGCTTGAACAGAATGTCGACCAGGCCATAGGCGGCCCAGACGCCCAGCGGCCACAGCCAGGCATGCGGGCCGGCGGCCTGGCTGCCGGCCGGAGCGCGCCGGCGCAGCACGCAGAACAGGGCCGTGAAAGCCAGCGCGATGGCGCCCGCCTTGCGCGCGGTGATCGATTCGCCGAACAGCAGAAAGGCCGCCAGCAGGGGCAGGAACAGCGACAACCGCTGCGCCGCGTCGCTGCGCACGATGCCGGCGTGCCGCACCGACTGCGCCATGGCCATGAAGCCGCTGGGCAGCAGCACGCCCAGCGCCAGCAGCATGCCCCAGGCCTGGCCGGCCGACGCCAGCTGGGCGCCTGAGGGCCGCAGCACCAGCCAGCTCAGCGCCGCGGTGACCGCGTAGTTGGCGGCGATGGCCTGCCGCACGTCGATGTCGTGGCGGCGCGCCAGCTTCAGCAGCACCGCGACCGTGACGCTGAAGGCCACGCTGGCCAGCAGGTACAGCAGGCCGGGGCTCAGCGGGACCATGTCGGCGCGGCCTCGGGCGGGGGCGGCAGGGCGCCTTCCGCGTGCATGCCCAGGCGCGCCAGCAGGCGCTGGTCGGCCTCTACCTGCGGGTTGCCGGTGGTCAGCAGCACGTCGCCGCAGAACAGCGAATTGGCGCCCGCCAGGAAACACAGCGCCTGCAGCGTGTCGCTCATGGTTTCGCGGCCGGCCGACAGGCGCACGCGCGCCAGCGGCATGGCGATGCGGGCCACGGCGATGGTGCGCACGAATTCGAACGGGTCCAGCGCCTCGGTGCCGGCCAGCGGCGTACCTTCCACCTGCACCAGATTGTTGATCGGCACCGATTCGGGGTAGGGGTCCAGGCTGGCCAGCTGCGCGATCAGGCCGGCGCGTTCGCGCCGCGATTCGCCCATGCCGACGATGCCGCCGCAGCACACGTTCAGGCCGGCGTCGCGCACGCGCTCCAGCGTGTCCAGGCGGTCCTGGTAGGTGCGGGTCGAGATGATGCTGCCGTAGAACTCGGGCGAGGTATCGAGATTGTGGTTGTAGTAGTCCAGCCCGGCTTGCTTCAACTGTTCGGCCTGGCCGTCGCGCAGCATGCCCAGCGTCACGCAGGTTTCCAGGCCCAGCGCCTTTACCGCGCGGATCATCTCGGCCACTGCGTCCAGGTGGTGCGGCTTGGGGCTGCGCCAGGCCGCGCCCATGCAGAAGCGCTGCGCGCCGCCGGCCTGGGCGGCGCGGGCGGCCCGCAGCACGTCGTCCAGCGGCATCAGCTTGTCGGCCGCCAGGCCGGTGTCGTAATGGGCCGACTGCGGGCAGTACGCGCAGTCTTCGGGGCAGCCGCCAGTCTTGATGGACAGCAGGCTCGACAGCTGGATCGCGCTCGCGTCGAAGTGCTGCCGGTGGACCTGCTGGGCGCGGTACAGCAGATCCATGAAGGGCAGCTCATAAAGCGCCAGGATGTCGTCCGCCTGCCAGGCGCCGGCCGCGGGCGCGACAGGCCTGGCAATGTCGGAAACGGGAATGGTCGAGGTGTGCATGGCGATCCTCCGCTGAGTCGATGTGGCACGGCCATCAGCGGCGGATCGTAAGAACCCGCGCGGCAAAAATGCAATCGAGGAAAAAGCGGCAGGTTTGCCAGACGATGGGTGGTGTTGTGCGGGACATGGCGGTTTTTGCGGCGGCCGCGCCGCTAACCCGGCGCCATCTTCGGCCAGCCGGGGCGGCCGCTTTTTTGCGTCATTTTGTAACTGGTATGCGGCCGCCGCGCCGGTCCGGCAGCCGCAGCCCGTGTTGAAGCGGGCACGTGTATCGGGGGTTTATCCGGTTGGCATGGCCGGCGTGTCGGCGTGTACCGTGGTGGCCGGCCGAGCACGAGCTTGGCGAATCTAATATACTGACAGCATATTAACGATCGCTGCGGGGTTGCTCGCGTCCGCGGGGCGCAGCCCCGGCTTTGGCAGGATCCCGGCCATTGTTTTCATGAACCAAGTTCCCCCTATCAAGACACGCGCGACCGAAGCCGCCTACGACGCGATCGAGCAGATGATCGCCACGCTCAAGCTCGAGCCCAACCAGCCCATTGTGGAAAGCGACCTGGTCCAGCTCACCGGCCTGGGCCGTACGCCCATCCGCGAGGCGCTGATGCGCCTGGTGGCCAGCGGCCTGATCGAGCAGCAGCCGCGCCGGGGCCTGCGCGTCAGCGAGATCCGTATCGCGGAACACCTGATCCTGATCGAAACCCGCCGGGTGCTGGAACGCCTGATCGCCATGTCATCGGCGCGCCGCGCCACGCCCGAGCAGCGCGCCCAGCTGCTGCAGCACGCGCACGAGATGGTGGCCGCGGCCGGGCGCGGCGACCTGGCCGGCTACATGCAGGCCGACCAGGCGCTGGACCGCGTCAACCACGAAGCCAGCCGCAACCCCTACGCGGTGCAGGCCATCGTTCCCATGATCATCCAGTGCCGGCGCTTCTGGTATGCCTTCCAGCACGAAGGCGACCTCGAGCGCGGCGCCCAGTGCCACCTGATGGAGGCCGAAGGCATCCACGCCAACGACCCCGAGCGCGCCATGGCCGGCGCCGACGCCCTGATGCGCTATCTGATGGAATTCACCCACACCGTCATCGAAGGATAAGGGCCGCGCCGCGCGACCCGATCAGAATGACAACGGGTGCAGCGGAATCGGGGACGCCGCGGATCCGGCTCCGCCG
This genomic window from Bordetella petrii contains:
- a CDS encoding DUF748 domain-containing protein — encoded protein: MAFRMPRLKFTRRFGKILLATVAVILILFGVAAWQVPKVLRSALTDDVAALLGRPVQVGDISFNPFTLTVRAHDLAIEQPGGSAALIDIGQLDVSASWMSLFWFAPVVDSVRVQRPRIALVREDVTRFNFSDIQQKLADMAAAQPQPEQPDDDGGLPRFSLNNLVLEDGGITLDDRVTGRKQQIDEIALGVPFISTFGYATDIDVQPRVHMRINGSPFDLDGVARPFDEVPASTLNLKFSGLELEKWADAWPAQLPIKVERALLDSDLQIVFEQPRDAAPKIRVVGDLGLRQLDLRETSGEALLQWSTLNVRRIALDPIARQLAIGQVELWSPMAQTRRDASQRINWLHVIDRLKALGGGKPADPKAGAKAAAQAGQPKALAVKVADTKADAAKPAEAAPTEAKPAETQAAETQAAAASPAAPSTGAPATEAAPAAEPDGWRVSVDAININDAGLRLRDAPTGLDYSLAGLSATAENVQFPQPPGQPILLWLTMDNPADGGWIRAKGPLRLSPLALDLDLRAGHLALAPFAAAVRSQAPVQLQDGLLGLQAQVKLAEQGGATQVSATGVKVELSQFAARDESVKPAVDLALAQLTLTADRLALDSQPSPFTLQASGIQGDGQLALQGQLTPQPLALQTSVDLQNLDLASLAPYVASSLNATVRAVAVGARGQAAFSAAAGGTPMKARWQGAVDVTGLDLADRVNRDDFLKWKRLGLEGMQVSVDGDKYAANLGDITLDDFYGRILLSAEGRLNVMDLVAEPGQAGGSITQDTQTRGRSARKPDTSGQLPDISVGSVNLKSGRMTFTDRFVKPNYTAELSRIEGGLSAVSSRNPKPAKVKVTGRVYGTAPLSISGTVQPFAEFLSLDLKASAKGVDLPRFTTYSAKYVGYPIKRGKLSLDLEYKLKDRALQASNHVVLNQLTFGDKTDSPDATKLPVMLAVALLKDSRGNIDINLPISGSLDDPQFSVGGIIVRVLVNLVVKAVTSPFSLLASAFGGGEELSYINFEPGSAILAADADERIATLAKALNDRPGLKLDIIGRADPATDTEGLRQAWVDLQIRKAKAADTGSRGKHPDPASVKVSDAERAEYLEEVYDDTDIENKPRNFIGFAKSVPPDQMEAMLRQAAPVDDDDLRRLADARAQAVYEKLQESGPADRIFIVASSLDGAAGEGDAAPARVDFALK
- a CDS encoding peroxiredoxin translates to MTIKVGDRVPDGTLTEFFETESGGCSVGPNAFQVADLVKGKTIAVFAVPGAFTPTCSAKHLPGYVEQAQALKSKGVDEIWCVAVNDAFVMGAWGRDQQTAGKVRMLADGSAHWTRALGLELDLDARGMGVRSQRYSALLQDGVVKQLNIEAPGKFEVSDAATMLSQI
- a CDS encoding MFS transporter: MLSTISSFSSLYLATLLMLIGTGLFNTYMGLRLTAESVSEIWIGALIAGYYLGLVCGARMGHKLIIRVGHIRAFVACAAISTSMILAQILVDYMPVWLLFRLVAGIVMVTELMVIESWLNEQTENHQRGRVFSVYMVVSGLGTVLGQLALTAYATLDQQPLTLVAACMVLCLVPIAVTARSHPPTPLPAPLDLRFFFQRVPLSMTVLFVAGNLSGAFYGLAPVYAAKFGMTTSQAAVFVAAGVTAGLLSQWPMGWLSDRINRAGLIRFNAFLLVLLPVVMWGWLDLPFWLLVLMSCVFGVLQFTLYPLGAAFANDHVEPERRVGLSAILLMTYGVGACLGPMVAGVLMSAAGPSMYYVFVSVCALILVWQVRPARVTGAHQVDEAPVHFVPLPDNLQSSPAAAALDPRVDPEVDVTMEMASPEPDVVQAPEPAAAASEPASGTDAEPPADGAEPPARTGT
- a CDS encoding DMT family transporter, which gives rise to MSPGLLYLLASVAFSVTVAVLLKLARRHDIDVRQAIAANYAVTAALSWLVLRPSGAQLASAGQAWGMLLALGVLLPSGFMAMAQSVRHAGIVRSDAAQRLSLFLPLLAAFLLFGESITARKAGAIALAFTALFCVLRRRAPAGSQAAGPHAWLWPLGVWAAYGLVDILFKQMARAGAAFPGALLIAFVLAGGFMAAYLLLRRTAWQPRHLLAGVALGAANFGNIVTYIRAHQALPDNPALVFSAMNMGVIALGTVVGALAFREPLSRLNLLGLVLAVAAILLMMP
- the bioB gene encoding biotin synthase BioB, translating into MHTSTIPVSDIARPVAPAAGAWQADDILALYELPFMDLLYRAQQVHRQHFDASAIQLSSLLSIKTGGCPEDCAYCPQSAHYDTGLAADKLMPLDDVLRAARAAQAGGAQRFCMGAAWRSPKPHHLDAVAEMIRAVKALGLETCVTLGMLRDGQAEQLKQAGLDYYNHNLDTSPEFYGSIISTRTYQDRLDTLERVRDAGLNVCCGGIVGMGESRRERAGLIAQLASLDPYPESVPINNLVQVEGTPLAGTEALDPFEFVRTIAVARIAMPLARVRLSAGRETMSDTLQALCFLAGANSLFCGDVLLTTGNPQVEADQRLLARLGMHAEGALPPPPEAAPTWSR
- a CDS encoding GntR family transcriptional regulator, which translates into the protein MNQVPPIKTRATEAAYDAIEQMIATLKLEPNQPIVESDLVQLTGLGRTPIREALMRLVASGLIEQQPRRGLRVSEIRIAEHLILIETRRVLERLIAMSSARRATPEQRAQLLQHAHEMVAAAGRGDLAGYMQADQALDRVNHEASRNPYAVQAIVPMIIQCRRFWYAFQHEGDLERGAQCHLMEAEGIHANDPERAMAGADALMRYLMEFTHTVIEG